A single region of the Sphaeramia orbicularis chromosome 6, fSphaOr1.1, whole genome shotgun sequence genome encodes:
- the rfx7b gene encoding LOW QUALITY PROTEIN: DNA-binding protein RFX7 (The sequence of the model RefSeq protein was modified relative to this genomic sequence to represent the inferred CDS: inserted 1 base in 1 codon) produces MADDQQQPGQKPASGLGSLPALVPGLQGPEANALQFKIKNSICKSVQSKVDSILQDVEKFTDIEKLYLYLKLPSGPSSGNDKRTENERGSSTPGLCDQSSMSSSRTQQMYAFNWIRNHLEEHPETSLPKQEVYDEYKSYCDNLGYNPLSAADFGKIMKNVFPNMKARRLGMRGKSKYCYSGLRKKAFVHMPSLPNLDLQKSGDGCELMEPTGQSPSAEDEMRSAACGLVCEWAQKVLSRQFDNVEDLARFLLNSHYIGTKSMAALTVMTGTPTGMKTPTPASAFVPTAEANSFQPQVKTLPSPSVDAKQQLQRKIQKKQQEQKLHSPLPSEAQVKRTEASTPGPTIPCGSPALLSPQPTIGIVVAAVPSPVTVQRNRQLMTSPSPVGTAEGKVLPVNFQVVTQSLKQSPKTPQNISASPVGDRLARHGTRYAQILPKPSATSAITLRSPPTLLITNSPXKTVMPTPHVSSVNVVKMTAIALAPSSSSTTVRPASAGVNTIAPSEDSQQSQGSSAAPQSPAIRPSAPASTPTLSIDTKVVSEAGNDTPASGTDKSSVKEERVAKFRAASEPSFLVKCSPGPDKGARIKSDPTSSPTSVAVAGTQDSNNSNCHDSTLYLTVDNQNSNGNTSANGSSAVTPTLKDACPDGKSPRKRTGPGVESHVIPVKRVFISQQPLAVVDNPKPGVSAAVKRIPRPGTPARPESAPCKVTVKHTSIGPTQILALSDSPITHTEGSQTVVKPQALVVKHEEHSLSTDTSTGAAGNNTADQALLQQITGDPRAIPSNSGAHEASVMSDLKSTIWEEGQLDELRKQAFAQQIPAEHKQAPTDQLSIITQPAEASSQLTLAQEMVDFAGSQSNMDYFPFNDDDMTQDSIVEELVQMEEQMKLKGLFGSCVDVSLQGQTASNQASILNTHQTGTTFYHSAHSSTTPVQTPTPTPTPTPTPTPTSEMTLGHSLTRESPCSRMAPITPVDGALGRHTPISTPLSNCSSSVPPSPVECRNPFAFTPINSSITAYHDASIVSSSPVKPMQRPMATHPDKAKLEWINNRYNSNNSGGPLNNHSIGILPSYQDLVDDQFRKPHAFAIPGQSFQAQTRQDAAHFGRLTPISPVQQQQQQQQQPTQQQQQQQQQQQQQVAVAGVTTPTKQESFAVPAPLDNKASTSSASSTFRCRSVSPAVRQRNFSGNTGPPTTTTNTTTTARAVVSPFNSPITSEVLSILSNSQTVSSVHSMVQRSQSVPLNIMMQSEMLPVQGQNNTAKITNVLLSKMEADGDDSVRGLGINNLPSNYTARMNLTQILETTPAFAGGATHQTQLPVSSSPAAFELQQHGYLTTGSGEQVSFSAGESQAQAGTGEQDQQQQQPQPPPPPPQLQENPVQTQPQLLLQSTQQQEVEDEQQQLDFNNTVKDLLGDDGLNPSSQLVGQVASELNAVASDFSNDIRLTSDLSSSITDLNTLDTNLLFDPNQQQEQYEDSTLEELKNDPLFQQICSDTVNSGFDWLESKDQPTTVEMLG; encoded by the exons cAAATCCGTACAATCAAAAGTGGACAGTATATTG CAAGATGTTGAGAAGTTTACAGACATCGAAAAACTCTACCTCTACCTTAAGTTGCCTTCTGGTCCCAGCAGTGGCAATGATAAAAG GACTGAGAATGAGAGGGGGTCCTCCACTCCTGGATTATG TGATCAGAGTTCCATGTCGTCAAGCCGTACTCAACAGATGTATGCATTCAACTGGATACGGAATCACCTAGAAGAGCACCCAGAGACATCCCTCCCAAAGCAAGAGGTGTATGATGAATACAA GAGCTATTGTGACAATCTCGGCTACAATCCACTGAGTGCTGCAGACTTTGGGAAGATAATGAAAAATGTCTTTCCAAACATGAAGGCACGTCGACTGGGCATGAGGGGAAAATCCAA ATATTGCTATAGTGGGTTGAGGAAGAAAGCTTTTGTTCACATGCCATCCTTACCCAACCTGGATCTGCAGAAGTCTGGTGATGGG TGTGAACTGATGGAGCCAACAGGCCAGTCGCCAAGCGCTGAAGATGAAATGCGATCTGCAGCGTGTGGATTGGTGTGTGAGTGGGCGCAAAAGGTCCTGAGTCGTCAGTTTGACAACGTAGAGGATCTGGCTCGCTTCCTTCTCAATAGCCACTACATCGGTACAAAGTCCATGGCTGCACTTACTGTTATGACAGGAACACCCACAG GAATGAAGACACCAACTCCAGCATCTGCATTTGTGCCCACCGCCGAAGCGAACTCTTTCCAGCCCCAGGTGAAGACCCTGCCCTCTCCCTCTGTCGATGCAAAGCAGCAACTGCAGCGTAAGATCCAGAAGAAGCAGCAGGAGCAGAAGCTTCACTCACCTCTGCCCAGCGAGGCCCAGGTCAAGAGGACGGAGGCCAGTACCCCCGGGCCCACAATCCCTTGTGGCAGCCCCGCTCTGCTTTCCCCGCAGCCCACCATTGGCATCGTAGTAGCAGCTGTCCCCAGCCCAGTGACG GTACAAAGAAATAGGCAGTTAATGACTTCGCCCAGTCCTGTTGGGACGGCAGAGGGCAAAGTGCTGCCTGTGAACTTTCAAGTTGTTACTCAGTCGCTTAAACAGTCACCCAAAACTCCCCAGAACATCTCAGCCAGTCCTGTGGGTGACCGTCTGGCCCGACACGGTACACGGTACGCTCAAATCCTGCCCAAGCCCTCTGCCACCAGTGCGATCACACTGCGCTCACCCCCCACCCTGCTCATCACCAACAGCC ATAAAACTGTGATGCCCACTCCTCACGTCAGCTCGGTCAATGTGGTGAAGATGACGGCTATCGCTCTCGCTCCAAGCAGCAGCAGCACGACAGTGCGACCCGCTTCAGCGGGTGTGAACACTATTGCCCCTTCAGAAGATTCCCAGCAGTCACAGGGGAGCTCAGCTGCACCACAGTCTCCTGCAATCAGACCCAGTGCCCCAGCATCCACTCCCACTCTCTCCATTGACACCAAAGTGGTATCGGAAGCTGGAAATGACACCCCTGCCTCTGGCACAGACAAAAGTTCTGTCAAAGAGGAGAGAGTGGCTAAGTTCAGGGCTGCCAGTGAGCCAAGCTTCCTGGTGAAGTGTTCTCCGGGACCAGACAAAGGGGCAAGGATAAAAAGTGACCCCACCTCCTCTCCCACCTCTGTAGCTGTAGCTGGGACTCAGGACAGCAATAACAGTAACTGCCATGACAGTACTTTGTACTTGACTGTTGATAATCAGAACTCCAATGGCAACACGTCAGCCAATGGCTCCTCTGCTGTTACCCCCACACTGAAAGATGCCTGCCCCGATGGCAAGAGCCCCAGGAAGCGCACAGGCCCTGGAGTAGAGTCCCATGTGATTCCTGTAAAGAGGGTCTTCATTTCCCAGCAGCCACTGGCTGTAGTTGACAATCCCAAACCTGGAGTCAGTGCTGCAGTGAAGAGGATCCCCAGGCCGGGAACCCCTGCGAGACCAGAGAGTGCCCCCTGTAAAGTGACTGTGAAACACACCTCCATAGGGCCCACACAGATTCTTGCACTGTCCGACTCACCCATTACACACACTGAGGGCTCCCAGACTGTTGTCAAACCCCAGGCCTTGGTGGTGAAACATGAAGAGCATTCGCTTAGCACTGACACCAGCACTGGAGCAGCTGGAAACAACACAGCTGATCAGGCTTTGCTGCAGCAGATTACTGGGGACCCTCGTGCCATACCATCCAACTCAGGAGCACATGAAGCCTCTGTGATGAGTGACTTAAAGAGCACAATATGGGAGGAGGGACAGCTTGATGAGCTTCGGAAGCAGGCATTTGCTCAGCAGATACCAGCAGAACACAAACAAGCCCCTACTGACCAACTTTCCATTATAACTCAACCCGCCGAGGCCTCAAGCCAGCTCACTCTCGCACAGGAGATGGTTGACTTTGCAGGATCCCAGTCTAACATGGACTACTTTCcatttaatgatgatgacatGACCCAGGACAGTATTGTGGAGGAGCTGGTCCAAATGGAGGAGCAGATGAAGCTGAAAGGCCTGTTTGGTAGCTGTGTTGATGTGTCTCTACAAGGACAGACAGCCAGCAATCAAGCCTCGATCCTCAACACTCATCAGACAGGCACTACCTTTTACCACTCTGCCCACAGTAGTACTACTCCCGTCCAGACCCCCACTCCAACCCCGACGCCAACTCCGACGCCCACCCCCACCTCTGAGATGACACTGGGGCACAGCTTGACAAGAGAGAGCCCCTGCTCCCGTATGGCTCCCATCACCCCTGTAGATGGAGCGTTGGGTCGCCACACCCCTATTAGTACACCACTGTCCAATTGCAGCAGTAGCGTGCCCCCGAGTCCAGTGGAGTGTAGGAATCCTTTTGCTTTCACTCCCATTAACTCAAGCATAACAGCTTATCATGATGCCAGTATTGTGTCCAGTAGTCCTGTGAAGCCCATGCAAAGACCCATGGCAACGCACCCTGACAAGGCCAAACTGGAGTGGATCAATAACCGCTATAACAGCAACAACAGCGGGGGGCCTTTGAATAACCATAGCATTGGCATTCTACCCAGCTACCAAGACCTTGTAGATGACCAGTTCCGTAAACCACATGCCTTTGCTATCCCTGGCCAGTCATTTCAGGCACAGACAAGACAGGATGCTGCTCACTTTGGCCGTTTGACCCCCATTTCAcctgtgcagcagcagcagcagcaacaacaacaaccaacacaacaacagcagcaacagcaacaacagcagcagcagcaagtgGCGGTGGCTGGTGTAACTACTCCAACCAAACAGGAGAGTTTTGCTGTCCCTGCACCTCTGGACAATAAGGCATCAACCTCCTCTGCATCCAGTACTTTCCGTTGCCGCAGTGTTAGTCCTGCAGTACGTCAGAGAAACTTCAGTGGTAACACTggccctccaaccaccaccacaaACACCACAACCACCGCACGAGCTGTTGTCTCACCCTTTAACTCTCCCATCACGTCTGAGGTGCTTAGCATCCTGTCCAACAGCCAAACAGTCAGCTCTGTTCATAGCATGGTCCAGCGTAGCCAGTCTGTTCCACTAAACATCATGATGCAGAGCGAGATGCTGCCGGTGCAGGGTCAAAATAACACAGCCAAAATCACCAACGTTCTTCTCAGCAAGATGGAAGCTGATGGGGATGATTCTGTCCGTGGCTTAGGCATAAATAACCTTCCCTCTAACTACACGGCTCGGATGAACCTGACACAGATCTTGGAGACCACTCCTGCCTTTGCTGGAGGAGCTACCCACCAGACTCAGCTGCCCGTCAGCTCCAGCCCTGCTGCCTTCGAGCTCCAGCAGCACGGCTACCTCACCACTGGGAGTGGAGAACAGGTGAGTTTCTCCGCTGGGGAGAGCCAAGCACAAGCAGGCACTGGTGAGCaagaccagcagcagcagcagccgcagCCGCCACCGCCACCACCGCAGCTTCAGGAGAATCCTGTGCAGACACAACCTCAACTCCTCCTTCAGAGCACACAGCAGCAGGAGGTGGAGGATGAGCAACAACAGCTGGATTTCAACAACACTGTCAAGGACCTGTTGGGGGATGATGGTCTCAACCCCAGCTCTCAGTTGGTGGGTCAGGTAGCTTCAGAGCTCAATGCCGTGGCATCTGACTTCTCAAATGACATCAGACTGACCTCAGATCTGTCCAGTAGCATCACTGACCTTAACACGTTGGATACCAACCTGCTGTTTGACCCAAATCAGCAGCAGGAACAATATGAAGACTCTACACTGGAAGAATTGAAGAACGACCCGCTTTTTCAGCAGATATGCAGTGATACTGTGAACTCTGGTTTTGACTGGCTAGAAAGCAAAGACCAGCCTACTACAGTAGAGATGCTGGGCTGA